CGACCTGGATATGTTCTCGAATATTCTGATCCAGGTGGGTCAGATCGGACTCGAAAACAATGCGGTCAAGGAGATCGACATCAATCCGGTCATCATCTCGGGGAGCAAACCCGTGGCCGTGGACGCCCTGGTGATCCTGGAGCAGGACAAACCGTAGACTGCGGCCGATGCATATGGACGGGGGACCGTCAGGGGGACGGGATCCGGCAATGGCAGCAGTGATTGGAAGGGAATCTGAATGGACATCAAAAAGGTATGCGTCCTCGGGATGGGAACCATGGGGAGCCAGATCGGGATTGTCTGCGCCGGGGCAGGTGTTGACACCGCCATGGTGGACACCTCTCCGGATCTGGCAGAGAAAGGTTCCCGGCGTATTCAGGCCTTCCTGAACGGGCAGGAAAAAAAGGGTAAAATGGAGAGGGAAACCCGGGAAAAAATCCTGTCCCGGATCACCACCGGCACAGACATGGCGGAGGCTGCAAGAGATGCAGACCTGGTCATCGAGGCGGTCTATGAAGACATTGAGGTCAAGAAAAGGATCTTCCGAAACCTGGACGAGGCAACCCCTGATTCAGCCATTCTGGCCAGCAACACCTCCACCCTCTGGATTGCTGAAATCGCAGCGGCCACCCATCGCCGGGATCGATGCATCGGGACCCATTTTCTGATTCCCGCCGCCC
This Deltaproteobacteria bacterium DNA region includes the following protein-coding sequences:
- a CDS encoding 3-hydroxybutyryl-CoA dehydrogenase — translated: MDIKKVCVLGMGTMGSQIGIVCAGAGVDTAMVDTSPDLAEKGSRRIQAFLNGQEKKGKMERETREKILSRITTGTDMAEAARDADLVIEAVYEDIEVKKRIFRNLDEATPDSAILASNTSTLWIAEIAAATHRRDRCIGTHFLIPAALTPLVEVVRGPDTSDRTHDTVIDFLHACGKETVTVSDSPGFVINRLYLPMVNEAFFVLETGLATAEEIDRSCTRGLGYPMGPLAAADAFGLDIMLACMETLHRELGDKYRPCPLLVRLVRAGHLGRKTGKGVYPYPP